The following coding sequences are from one Stigmatopora nigra isolate UIUO_SnigA chromosome 10, RoL_Snig_1.1, whole genome shotgun sequence window:
- the LOC144203750 gene encoding plasma membrane calcium-transporting ATPase 1-like, whose translation MAEDGAAQHPAGNSLADGERDGDFGVTVGDLRGLMELRSGEAVSKIRDDYVDVQGICRRLKTSPIEGLSGNPVDLEKRHAAYGRNFIPPKKAKTFLQLVWEALQDVTLIILEIAAIISLGLSFYHLEGGDNEACGQASGGAEDEGEAQAGWIEGAAILFSVIIVVLVTAFNDWSKEKQFRGLQSRIEQEQKFTVIRKGQVIQIPVSEMVVGDIAQIKYGDLLPTDGILIQGNDLKIDESSLTGESDQVRKSLEKDPMLLSGTHVMEGSGRMVVSAVGLNSQTGIIFTLLGAGDNDDEKKAKKSKKQGPPENRNKAKTQDGVALEIQPLKSEEAAESEEKEEVKPVKKVVVPKKEKSVLQGKLTRLAVQIGKAGLIMSAVTVIILILYFVIDTFGVQGRTWTSECTPIYIQYFVKFFIIGVTVLVVAVPEGLPLAVTISLAYSVKKMMKDNNLVRHLDACETMGNATAICSDKTGTLTMNRMTVVQAYVGDTHHKSVPDASAIKADTLEVLVNGISINSAYTTKILPPEKEGGLPRHVGNKTECALLGLVLELKRDYQPIRDEVPEERMYKVYTFNSSRKSMSTVLKMADGGYRMYSKGASEIILRKCSHILGADGLLRAFKPKDRDEMVRTVIEPMACDGLRTICLAFRDFPADAGEPNWDAENEIVNDLTCVSVVGIEDPVRPEVPEAIAKCQRAGITVRMVTGDNINTARAIATKCGILHPNEDFLAMEGKEFNQQIRNDKGEVEQERLDKVWPKLRVLARSSPTDKHTLVKGIIDSTVGETRQVVAVTGDGTNDGPALKKADVGFAMGIAGTDVAKEASDIILTDDNFTSIVKAVMWGRNVYDSISKFLQFQLTVNVVAVIVAFTGACITQDSPLKAVQMLWVNLIMDTLASLALATEPPTESLLLRKPYGRNKPLISRTMMKNILGHAVYQLVIIFTLLFAGEKIFDMDSGRNAPLHSPPSEHYTIVFNVFVMMQLFNEINARKIHGERNVFEAVYRNPIFCSVVLGTFALQIVIVQFGGKPFSCTALTIDQWLWCVFIGVGELLWGQVISSVPTHHLKFLKEAGHGTTKEEIHKEEMTEDVDEIDHAEMELRRGQILWFRGLNRIQTQMDVVYTFQTGQAAVPGALRRQPSVVSQHNDAGKTLSSPTRLGLSASSSLGNSAAPPPAAASSSSAAAATAPAGN comes from the exons GTCTTTCGGGCAACCCGGTGGATTTGGAGAAGCGCCACGCCGCCTACGGGCGCAACTTCATCCCGCCCAAGAAGGCCAAAACCTTCCTGCAGCTGGTGTGGGAAGCCTTACAGGACGTCACGTTGATCATTCTGGAAATCGCCGCCATCATCTCGCTGGGTTTGTCCTTCTACCACCTGGAAGGCGGAGACAATGAAG CATGCGGCCAGGCCTCGGGTGGCGCGGAAGACGAGGGCGAGGCCCAGGCGGGCTGGATCGAGGGCGCCGCCATTTTGTTCTCCGTCATTATCGTGGTGCTGGTGACGGCCTTCAACGATTGGTCCAAAGAGAAACAGTTCCGGGGTCTCCAGAGCCGCATTGAGCAGGAGCAGAAGTTTACCGTCATCCGCAAGGGCCAGGTCATCCAGATCCCCGTGTCTGAGATGGTGGTGGGCGACATTGCGCAGATTAAATACG GCGACCTGTTGCCCACCGACGGCATCCTGATCCAAGGCAACGACCTGAAGATCGACGAGAGCTCGCTGACCGGAGAGTCCGACCAGGTCCGGAAGTCCCTGGAGAAAGACCCCATGTTGCTCTCAG GAACTCACGTGATGGAAGGCTCTGGCCGCATGGTGGTGTCGGCCGTGGGCCTGAACTCCCAGACGGGGATCATCTTCACGCTGCTGGGCGCCGGCGACAACGACGACGAGAAGAAGGCCAAAAAAA GTAAAAAACAAGGACCCCCCGAAAATCGCAACAAAG CCAAGACCCAGGACGGCGTGGCTTTGGAAATCCAACCGCTGAAGAGCGAGGAGGCCGCCGAGtcggaggagaaggaggaggtcaAACCGGTCAAGAAGGTGGTGGTACCCAAGAAGGAGAAGTCGGTACTGCAGGGGAAATTGACCCGACTGGCTGTCCAGATCGGGAAGGCCG GCCTGATCATGTCGGCGGTGACGGTGATCATCCTCATCTTGTACTTTGTGATCGACACATTCGGCGTCCAGGGCCGCACGTGGACCTCCGAGTGCACACCCATATACATCCAATACTTTGTCAAGTTCTTCATCATCGGCGTCACCGTCCTGGTGGTGGCCGTCCCCGAGGGACTGCCGCTCGCCGTCACCATCTCGCTGGCCTACTCCGTCAag AAAATGATGAAAGACAACAACCTGGTGCGCCACCTGGACGCCTGCGAGACCATGGGCAACGCCACGGCCATCTGCTCGGACAAGACGGGCACCCTGACCATGAACCGCATGACGGTGGTCCAAGCCTACGTGGGGGACACGCACCACAAAAGCGTACCCGATGCCTCCGCCATCAAGGCCGACACGTTGGAGGTCCTGGTCAACGGCATCTCCATCAACTCGGCCTACACTACCAAGATCCTG CCACCGGAGAAAGAGGGCGGCCTGCCGCGTCATGTGGGTAACAAAACAGAGTGCGCCCTCTTGGGGTTGGTCCTGGAACTGAAACGCGACTACCAGCCCATCCGGGACGAGGTCCCCGAGGAGAGGATGTACAAAGTCTACACCTTCAACTCTTCCCGCAAATCCATGAGCACCGTCCTCAAGATGGCCGACGGCGGGTACCGCATGTACAGCAAGGGGGCGTCGGAGATCATCCTCAGGAA GTGCTCACACATCCTGGGCGCCGACGGTCTCCTGCGCGCCTTCAAGCCCAAAGATCGCGACGAGATGGTGCGCACGGTGATCGAACCCATGGCCTGCGACGGCCTGCGTACCATCTGCCTGGCCTTCCGCGACTTCCCCGCCGACGCCGGCGAGCCCAACTGGGACGCCGAGAACGAGATCGTCAACGACCTGACCTGCGTCTCCGTGGTCGGCATCGAGGACCCCGTCAGGCCCGAG GTTCCCGAAGCCATTGCCAAGTGCCAGCGAGCGGGAATCACCGTTCGTATGGTGACGGGCGACAACATCAACACGGCCCGCGCCATCGCCACCAAGTGCGGAATCCTGCACCCCAACGAGGATTTCCTGGCCATGGAGGGCAAAGAGTTCAACCAGCAAATCCGCAACGACAAAGGCGAGGTGGAGCAGGAGCGCCTGGACAAAGTTTGGCCCAAATTGCGAGTTCTGGCACGCTCCTCGCCTACCGACAAACACACGCTGGTTAAAG GCATCATCGACAGCACGGTGGGGGAGACCCGGCAGGTGGTGGCGGTGACGGGAGACGGAACCAACGACGGGCCGGCGCTCAAGAAAGCTGACGTCGGATTCGCCATG GGCATCGCCGGCACGGACGTGGCCAAGGAGGCGTCGGACATCATCCTGACGGACGACAACTTCACCAGCATCGTGAAGGCCGTCATGTGGGGGCGCAACGTCTACGACAGCATCTCCAAGTTTTTGCAATTCCAACTCACCGTCAACGTGGTGGCCGTCATCGTGGCCTTCACCGGAGCTTGCATCACCCAG gatTCTCCACTGAAGGCGGTCCAGATGTTGTGGGTGAACCTGATCATGGACACCTTGGCGTCGTTAGCGCTAGCCACCGAGCCGCCCACCGAATCGTTGCTCCTGCGCAAGCCCTACGGGCGCAACAAGCCGCTCATCTCGCGCACCATGATGAAAAACATCCTGGGTCATGCCGTCTACCAGCTGGTTATCATCTTCACGCTGCTCTTCGCAG GCGAGAAGATCTTCGACATGGACAGCGGTCGCAACGCGCCGTTGCACTCGCCGCCGTCCGAGCACTACACTATCGTCTTCAACGTCTTCGTCATGATGCAGCTGTTCAACGAGATCAACGCCCGCAAGATTCACGGCGAGCGCAACGTCTTTGAGGCCGTTTACCGCAACCCCATTTTTTGCAGCGTGGTCCTCGGGACGTTTGCCCTTCAG ATCGTCATCGTCCAATTTGGCGGCAAACCCTTCTCCTGCACGGCGCTGACCATCGACCAATGGCTGTGGTGCGTTTTCATCGGCGTGGGCGAGCTGCTCTGGGGGCAG GTGATCTCATCGGTGCCCACGCATCACTTGAAGTTCCTGAAGGAGGCGGGACACGGCACCACCAAGGAGGAGATCCACAAGGAGGAGATGACGGAGGATGTGGACGAGATTGACCACGCCGAGATGGAGCTCAGGCGAGGACAGATTCTCTGGTTCCGTGGCCTCAACCGCATCCAGACACAG ATGGATGTGGTGTACACGTTCCAGACGGGCCAGGCGGCGGTGCCGGGCGCCCTCCGCCGGCAGCCCTCGGTGGTCAGCCAGCACAACGACGCGGGCAAAACGCTCTCTAGTCCCACTCGCTTAGGCCTGAGCGCCTCCTCCTCTCTGGGCAACTCAGCCGCTCCTCCCCCCGCCGCCGCTtcttcctcctccgccgccgccgccaccgccccaGCAGGCA ATTAA